A region of Panicum virgatum strain AP13 chromosome 8N, P.virgatum_v5, whole genome shotgun sequence DNA encodes the following proteins:
- the LOC120686349 gene encoding regulatory-associated protein of TOR 1-like isoform X4, with amino-acid sequence MALGDLMASRLVHSSSSPSPSPSTAAPPAPLPNHHHNHVTDDLPVANGPEPRNGLEPAEVEKPASVAYPPQVVVLCEQRHEGIDEAAAAAAGPSTSGLVSKWRPKDRMKTGCVALVLCLNISVDPPDVIKISPCARMECWIDPFSMAPPKALENIGKTLHSQYERWQPKARYKLQLDPTVEEVKKLCNTCRKYARSERVLFHYNGHGVPKPTTNGEIWVFNKSYTQYIPLPITDLDSWLKTPSIYVFDCSAAGIIVKAFLERLDWSSSSSSSSQKDCILLAACEAHQTLPQSAEFPADVFTACLTTPIKMALHWFCKRSLLRGSMDRSLIDQIPGRQNDRKTLLGELNWIFTAITDTIAWNVLPHGLFQKLFRQDLLVASLFRNFLLAERIMRSANCSPISYPLLPPTHQHHMWDAWDMAAEICLSKLPQLIADPNAEFQPSPFFTEQLTAFEVWLDHGSQDKKPPEQLPIVLQVLLSQSHRFRALVLLGRFLDMGPWAVDLALSVGIFPYVLKLLQTSAMELRQILVFIWTKILSLDKSCQVDLVKDGGHTYFIRFLDSLDAYPEQRAMAAFVLAVIVDGHRTGQEACIHAGLIDVCLRHLQPENPHDAQTEPLLLQWLCLCLGKLWEDFAEAQSLGLQSNAPEILIYLLSEPQPEVRASAVFALGNLLDMGSTSSNGVDDDSDDDEKVKAEINVVRSLLQVSSDGSPLVRCEVAIALTRFALGHNKHLKSVAAEYWKPQTNSLLKSPPSLANISSPSNVYSPNNIRQGSSGLASHIGPVLRVGIDSSATGRDGRVSTSSPIATSSIMHGSPQSDDSSQHSDSGILLRENASNGGLSYTRSRPADSVIYSQYISTMCSVAKDPYPRIATIGRRALSLIGVEQVVMKNSRFNSGGAHQGETSAPPSNFGMARSSSWFDMNSGNFSIAFRTPPVSPPQHDYLTGLRRVCSMEFKPHPMNSPEGLADRLISAAAPSNAELSILPQSTIYNWSCGHFSRPLLSGSDDNEEAHARREEREQIALDCIAKCQRSSCKMTSQIASWDTRFDSGTKAALLLPFSPIVIAADENEQIRVWNYDDALPVNSFQNHKLSDRGLSKLLLINELDESLLLAASSDGNVRIWKNFTQKGGQKLVTAFSSVQGHRAAGRSIVIDWQQQSGCLYASGDMSSILVWDLDKEQLLSTIQSSGDSAISALSASQVRSGHLAAGFVDGSVRIFDVRSPDRLIYMARPHAPRTEKVVGIGFQPGFDPYKIVSASQAGDIQFLDVRRAAEPYLTIEAHRGSLTALAVHRHAPVVASGSAKQMIKVFSLEGEQLTIIRYQPSFMGQRIGSVNCLSFHPYKSLLAAGAGDNALVSIYAEENYK; translated from the exons ATGAAGACAGGATGTGTTGCACTTGTATTATGTTTAAACATTAGTGTTGATCCACCAGATGTAATTAAAATCTCCCCTTGCGCAAGAATGGAGTGCTGGATAG ATCCATTTTCTATGGCACCTCCTAAGGCccttgaaaatattggaaaaacaTTGCACTCACAGTATGAGCGCTGGCAACCTAAG GCTCGTTACAAGCTTCAGCTAGATCCAACTGTGGAGGAAGTTAAAAAGCTTTGTAATACTTGTCGCAAATATGCCAGATCAGAGAGAGTCCTTTTCCATTACAATGGCCATGGTGTACCAAAGCCTACAACTAATGGTGAGATTTGGGTGTTTAACAAG AGTTACACACAGTATATTCCACTTCCAATTACTGATCTTGATTCTTGGCTAAAAACACCTTCCATTTATGTTTTTGACTGCTCAGCAGCTGGAATTATTGTGAAAGCTTTTCTAGAG CGCCTAGACTGGAGTTCTAGCTCCTCTTCATCTTCGCAGAAGGATTGCATTCTTCTTGCTGCCTGCGAAGCACATCAAACTCTTCCCCAGAGTGCAGAATTTCCTGCTGATGTGTTTACAGCTTGCCTCACAACACCCATCAAGATGGCATTGCACTG GTTTTGTAAGAGATCATTACTCCGTGGTTCTATGGATCGTTCTCTTATTGACCAAATTCCTGGAAGGCAAAATGACCGTAAAACTCTTCTTGGAGAACTGAATTGGATTTTTACTGCCATTACAGACACTATTGCATGGAATGTGCTTCCTCATG GTCTATTCCAAAAGCTATTCAGGCAAGATCTTCTGGTTGCTAGTCTCTTTCGTAACTTCTTGCTTGCTGAGAGAATCATGCGATCCGCAAATTGTTCTCCAATTTCTTATCCGTTGTTACCACCGACCCATCAACACCATATGTG GGACGCATGGGACATGGCTGCTGAGATTTGCCTTTCCAAGCTTCCTCAGTTAATTGCTGATCCAAATGCAGAGTTTCAG CCGAGCCCTTTTTTCACGGAACAACTGACGGCTTTTGAAGTGTGGCTTGATCATGGTTCTCAGGACAAGAAGCCCCCTGAACAGTTACCTATAGTTCTTCAG GTCCTGCTTAGTCAATCGCATAGATTTAGAGCGCTTGTTTTGCTTGGAAGATTTCTTGACATGGGACCATGGGCAGTTGATTTG GCCCTGTCTGTTGGAATATTTCCTTATGTGCTCAAACTGCTTCAAACAAGTGCAATGGAGTTGCGTCAAATTCTTGTTTTCATATGGACGAAAATTCTCTCTCTTGATAAG TCGTGCCAGGTTGACTTGGTTAAAGATGGAGGACATACATATTTTATCAGATTTCTTGACAGTTTGGATGCTTACCCAGAGCAGCGTGCAATGGCCGCTTTCGTTTTAGCAGTTATTGTGGATGGGCATAGGACAGGTCAAGAGGCCTGTATTCATGCAGGTCTTATAGATGTTTGTCTGAGACATCTGCAACCTGAAAATCCCCATGATGCACAGACAGAGCCTTTGCTTTTGCAGTGGCTTTGTTTATGCCTTGGCAAACTCTGGGAAGATTTTGCTGAGGCTCAGTCACTTGGTCTGCAATCAAATGCACCagaaattttaatttatttgttATCGGAGCCACAACCTGAG GTCAGAGCTTCTGCTGTTTTTGCACTTGGGAATCTCCTGGATATGGGATCAACATCATCAAATGGTGTTGATGATGATTCTGATGACGATGAAAAAGTAAAAGCTGAAATAAATGTCGTTCGAAGCCTTCTGCAGGTCTCTTCAGATGGTAGCCCCCTTGTTAGATGTGAGGTTGCTATAG CGCTTACTCGTTTTGCATTGGGTCACAATAAGCATCTCAAATCTGTTGCTGCTGAGTATTGGAAACCTCAAACCAATTCATTGCTGAAGTCACCACCATCACTGGCCAATATAAGTAGTCCAAGCAATGTCTACAGTCCCAACAACATTCGACAAGGCAGCAGtggccttgcttctcatattggTCCTGTGCTAAGGGTTGGCATTGATAGCAGTGCCACTGGTCGTGATGGAAGGGTTTCTACGAGCAGCCCGATTGCAACAAGTAGCATCATGCATGGCTCTCCCCAGTCAGATGATTCTTCCCAACACTCTGATTCAGGCATATTACTGAGAGAGAATGCAAGTAATGGTGGCCTCAGCTATACTAGATCGAGGCCTGCTGACAGTGTCATTTATTCTCAATATATATCAACTATGTGTTCTGTTGCTAAAGATCCTTACCCAAGAATTGCAACTATTGGCCGGAGAGCACTGTCCCTTATAGGTGTTGAGCAAGTGGTCATGAAAAACAGTAGATTTAACAGTGGAGGTGCACATCAAGGAGAGACATCTGCACCTCCATCAAACTTTGGAATGGCACGCTCTTCTTCCTGGTTTGATATGAATTCTG GAAACTTCTCAATTGCATTTAGGACGCCTCCTGTTAGCCCCCCTCAACATGATTATCTTACAGGATTACGCCGAGTATGTTCAATGGAGTTCAAACCACATCCTATGAATTCTCCTGAGGGCTTAGCTGATCGCCTTATCTCTGCTGCGGCTCCCAGTAATGCTGAACTAAGCATACTTCCCCAATCAACAATTTACAACTGGAGTTGTGGACACTTCTCTAGGCCACTTTTATCTGGTTCTGATGATAACGAAGAAGCCCATGCtagaagagaagagagagaacaaATTGCACTAGATTGCATTGCTAAGTGCCAGCGATCAT CTTGCAAGATGACAAGCCAAATTGCTAGTTGGGATACGAGGTTTGATTCAGGTACAAAAGCAGCATTATTGTTGCCATTTTCTCCAATCGTCATCGCAGCTGATGAAAATGAACAAATAAG AGTGTGGAACTACGATGATGCACTACCAGTGAACTCTTTTCAAAACCATAAATTGTCCGACAGAGGGCTATCAAAACTCTTGCTTATCAATGAGCTTGATGAGAGCTTGCTTTTAGCTGCCTCAA GTGATGGAAATGTACGTATATGGAAAAATTTTACTCAAAAGGGAGGACAAAAACTTGTAACTGCTTTCTCATCGGTTCAGGGTCATCGAGCTGCTGGTCGCAGTATTGTGATCGATTGGCAGCAGCAATCTGGTTGCCTG TATGCATCTGGTGACATGTCTTCCATCTTGGTATGGGATCTTGACAAGGAACAACTTCTCAGCACCATTCAGTCATCTGGTGACAGTGCAATTTCTGCCCTG TCTGCATCTCAGGTCCGCTCTGGACACTTGGCTGCTGGTTTTGTTGATGGTTCTGTAAGGATATTTGATGTTCGCTCTCCTGATAG GCTGATCTATATGGCAAGGCCACATGCCCCAAGAACGGAAAAGGTTGTGGGCATAGGGTTTCAGCCTGGGTTTGATCCATACAAG ATTGTAAGTGCATCTCAAGCTGGAGACATTCAGTTTCTCGATGTTAGAAGGGCAGCAGAACCCTACCTGACTATTGAGGCACACAGGGGTTCACTTACTGCTTTAGCTGTTCATCGGCATGCCCCAGTTGTTGCTAGTGGCTCAGCCAAGCAGATGATTAAAGTGTTCAGTCTTGAAGGAGAGCAGTTGACGATAATTCGCTACCAGCCATCATTTATGGGCCAAAGAATAGGCAGTGTAAACTGCCTTTCTTTCCACCCGTACAAATCACTCTTGGCCGCTGGTGCTGGTGATAATGCTCTTGTCTCTATCTACGCCGAGGAAAATTACAAGTAA
- the LOC120686349 gene encoding regulatory-associated protein of TOR 1-like isoform X3 produces MALGDLMASRLVHSSSSPSPSPSTAAPPAPLPNHHHNHVTDDLPVANGPEPRNGLEPAEVEKPASVAYPPQVVVLCEQRHEGIDEAAAAAAGPSTSGLVSKWRPKDRMKTGCVALVLCLNISVDPPDVIKISPCARMECWIDPFSMAPPKALENIGKTLHSQYERWQPKARYKLQLDPTVEEVKKLCNTCRKYARSERVLFHYNGHGVPKPTTNGEIWVFNKSYTQYIPLPITDLDSWLKTPSIYVFDCSAAGIIVKAFLERLDWSSSSSSSSQKDCILLAACEAHQTLPQSAEFPADVFTACLTTPIKMALHWFCKRSLLRGSMDRSLIDQIPGRQNDRKTLLGELNWIFTAITDTIAWNVLPHGLFQKLFRQDLLVASLFRNFLLAERIMRSANCSPISYPLLPPTHQHHMWDAWDMAAEICLSKLPQLIADPNAEFQPSPFFTEQLTAFEVWLDHGSQDKKPPEQLPIVLQVLLSQSHRFRALVLLGRFLDMGPWAVDLALSVGIFPYVLKLLQTSAMELRQILVFIWTKILSLDKSCQVDLVKDGGHTYFIRFLDSLDAYPEQRAMAAFVLAVIVDGHRTGQEACIHAGLIDVCLRHLQPENPHDAQTEPLLLQWLCLCLGKLWEDFAEAQSLGLQSNAPEILIYLLSEPQPEVRASAVFALGNLLDMGSTSSNGVDDDSDDDEKVKAEINVVRSLLQVSSDGSPLVRCEVAIALTRFALGHNKHLKSVAAEYWKPQTNSLLKSPPSLANISSPSNVYSPNNIRQGSSGLASHIGPVLRVGIDSSATGRDGRVSTSSPIATSSIMHGSPQSDDSSQHSDSGILLRENASNGGLSYTRSRPADSVIYSQYISTMCSVAKDPYPRIATIGRRALSLIGVEQVVMKNSRFNSGGAHQGETSAPPSNFGMARSSSWFDMNSGNFSIAFRTPPVSPPQHDYLTGLRRVCSMEFKPHPMNSPEGLADRLISAAAPSNAELSILPQSTIYNWSCGHFSRPLLSGSDDNEEAHARREEREQIALDCIAKCQRSSACKMTSQIASWDTRFDSGTKAALLLPFSPIVIAADENEQIRVWNYDDALPVNSFQNHKLSDRGLSKLLLINELDESLLLAASSDGNVRIWKNFTQKGGQKLVTAFSSVQGHRAAGRSIVIDWQQQSGCLYASGDMSSILVWDLDKEQLLSTIQSSGDSAISALSASQVRSGHLAAGFVDGSVRIFDVRSPDRLIYMARPHAPRTEKVVGIGFQPGFDPYKIVSASQAGDIQFLDVRRAAEPYLTIEAHRGSLTALAVHRHAPVVASGSAKQMIKVFSLEGEQLTIIRYQPSFMGQRIGSVNCLSFHPYKSLLAAGAGDNALVSIYAEENYK; encoded by the exons ATGAAGACAGGATGTGTTGCACTTGTATTATGTTTAAACATTAGTGTTGATCCACCAGATGTAATTAAAATCTCCCCTTGCGCAAGAATGGAGTGCTGGATAG ATCCATTTTCTATGGCACCTCCTAAGGCccttgaaaatattggaaaaacaTTGCACTCACAGTATGAGCGCTGGCAACCTAAG GCTCGTTACAAGCTTCAGCTAGATCCAACTGTGGAGGAAGTTAAAAAGCTTTGTAATACTTGTCGCAAATATGCCAGATCAGAGAGAGTCCTTTTCCATTACAATGGCCATGGTGTACCAAAGCCTACAACTAATGGTGAGATTTGGGTGTTTAACAAG AGTTACACACAGTATATTCCACTTCCAATTACTGATCTTGATTCTTGGCTAAAAACACCTTCCATTTATGTTTTTGACTGCTCAGCAGCTGGAATTATTGTGAAAGCTTTTCTAGAG CGCCTAGACTGGAGTTCTAGCTCCTCTTCATCTTCGCAGAAGGATTGCATTCTTCTTGCTGCCTGCGAAGCACATCAAACTCTTCCCCAGAGTGCAGAATTTCCTGCTGATGTGTTTACAGCTTGCCTCACAACACCCATCAAGATGGCATTGCACTG GTTTTGTAAGAGATCATTACTCCGTGGTTCTATGGATCGTTCTCTTATTGACCAAATTCCTGGAAGGCAAAATGACCGTAAAACTCTTCTTGGAGAACTGAATTGGATTTTTACTGCCATTACAGACACTATTGCATGGAATGTGCTTCCTCATG GTCTATTCCAAAAGCTATTCAGGCAAGATCTTCTGGTTGCTAGTCTCTTTCGTAACTTCTTGCTTGCTGAGAGAATCATGCGATCCGCAAATTGTTCTCCAATTTCTTATCCGTTGTTACCACCGACCCATCAACACCATATGTG GGACGCATGGGACATGGCTGCTGAGATTTGCCTTTCCAAGCTTCCTCAGTTAATTGCTGATCCAAATGCAGAGTTTCAG CCGAGCCCTTTTTTCACGGAACAACTGACGGCTTTTGAAGTGTGGCTTGATCATGGTTCTCAGGACAAGAAGCCCCCTGAACAGTTACCTATAGTTCTTCAG GTCCTGCTTAGTCAATCGCATAGATTTAGAGCGCTTGTTTTGCTTGGAAGATTTCTTGACATGGGACCATGGGCAGTTGATTTG GCCCTGTCTGTTGGAATATTTCCTTATGTGCTCAAACTGCTTCAAACAAGTGCAATGGAGTTGCGTCAAATTCTTGTTTTCATATGGACGAAAATTCTCTCTCTTGATAAG TCGTGCCAGGTTGACTTGGTTAAAGATGGAGGACATACATATTTTATCAGATTTCTTGACAGTTTGGATGCTTACCCAGAGCAGCGTGCAATGGCCGCTTTCGTTTTAGCAGTTATTGTGGATGGGCATAGGACAGGTCAAGAGGCCTGTATTCATGCAGGTCTTATAGATGTTTGTCTGAGACATCTGCAACCTGAAAATCCCCATGATGCACAGACAGAGCCTTTGCTTTTGCAGTGGCTTTGTTTATGCCTTGGCAAACTCTGGGAAGATTTTGCTGAGGCTCAGTCACTTGGTCTGCAATCAAATGCACCagaaattttaatttatttgttATCGGAGCCACAACCTGAG GTCAGAGCTTCTGCTGTTTTTGCACTTGGGAATCTCCTGGATATGGGATCAACATCATCAAATGGTGTTGATGATGATTCTGATGACGATGAAAAAGTAAAAGCTGAAATAAATGTCGTTCGAAGCCTTCTGCAGGTCTCTTCAGATGGTAGCCCCCTTGTTAGATGTGAGGTTGCTATAG CGCTTACTCGTTTTGCATTGGGTCACAATAAGCATCTCAAATCTGTTGCTGCTGAGTATTGGAAACCTCAAACCAATTCATTGCTGAAGTCACCACCATCACTGGCCAATATAAGTAGTCCAAGCAATGTCTACAGTCCCAACAACATTCGACAAGGCAGCAGtggccttgcttctcatattggTCCTGTGCTAAGGGTTGGCATTGATAGCAGTGCCACTGGTCGTGATGGAAGGGTTTCTACGAGCAGCCCGATTGCAACAAGTAGCATCATGCATGGCTCTCCCCAGTCAGATGATTCTTCCCAACACTCTGATTCAGGCATATTACTGAGAGAGAATGCAAGTAATGGTGGCCTCAGCTATACTAGATCGAGGCCTGCTGACAGTGTCATTTATTCTCAATATATATCAACTATGTGTTCTGTTGCTAAAGATCCTTACCCAAGAATTGCAACTATTGGCCGGAGAGCACTGTCCCTTATAGGTGTTGAGCAAGTGGTCATGAAAAACAGTAGATTTAACAGTGGAGGTGCACATCAAGGAGAGACATCTGCACCTCCATCAAACTTTGGAATGGCACGCTCTTCTTCCTGGTTTGATATGAATTCTG GAAACTTCTCAATTGCATTTAGGACGCCTCCTGTTAGCCCCCCTCAACATGATTATCTTACAGGATTACGCCGAGTATGTTCAATGGAGTTCAAACCACATCCTATGAATTCTCCTGAGGGCTTAGCTGATCGCCTTATCTCTGCTGCGGCTCCCAGTAATGCTGAACTAAGCATACTTCCCCAATCAACAATTTACAACTGGAGTTGTGGACACTTCTCTAGGCCACTTTTATCTGGTTCTGATGATAACGAAGAAGCCCATGCtagaagagaagagagagaacaaATTGCACTAGATTGCATTGCTAAGTGCCAGCGATCAT CAGCTTGCAAGATGACAAGCCAAATTGCTAGTTGGGATACGAGGTTTGATTCAGGTACAAAAGCAGCATTATTGTTGCCATTTTCTCCAATCGTCATCGCAGCTGATGAAAATGAACAAATAAG AGTGTGGAACTACGATGATGCACTACCAGTGAACTCTTTTCAAAACCATAAATTGTCCGACAGAGGGCTATCAAAACTCTTGCTTATCAATGAGCTTGATGAGAGCTTGCTTTTAGCTGCCTCAA GTGATGGAAATGTACGTATATGGAAAAATTTTACTCAAAAGGGAGGACAAAAACTTGTAACTGCTTTCTCATCGGTTCAGGGTCATCGAGCTGCTGGTCGCAGTATTGTGATCGATTGGCAGCAGCAATCTGGTTGCCTG TATGCATCTGGTGACATGTCTTCCATCTTGGTATGGGATCTTGACAAGGAACAACTTCTCAGCACCATTCAGTCATCTGGTGACAGTGCAATTTCTGCCCTG TCTGCATCTCAGGTCCGCTCTGGACACTTGGCTGCTGGTTTTGTTGATGGTTCTGTAAGGATATTTGATGTTCGCTCTCCTGATAG GCTGATCTATATGGCAAGGCCACATGCCCCAAGAACGGAAAAGGTTGTGGGCATAGGGTTTCAGCCTGGGTTTGATCCATACAAG ATTGTAAGTGCATCTCAAGCTGGAGACATTCAGTTTCTCGATGTTAGAAGGGCAGCAGAACCCTACCTGACTATTGAGGCACACAGGGGTTCACTTACTGCTTTAGCTGTTCATCGGCATGCCCCAGTTGTTGCTAGTGGCTCAGCCAAGCAGATGATTAAAGTGTTCAGTCTTGAAGGAGAGCAGTTGACGATAATTCGCTACCAGCCATCATTTATGGGCCAAAGAATAGGCAGTGTAAACTGCCTTTCTTTCCACCCGTACAAATCACTCTTGGCCGCTGGTGCTGGTGATAATGCTCTTGTCTCTATCTACGCCGAGGAAAATTACAAGTAA